The following are from one region of the Abiotrophia defectiva ATCC 49176 genome:
- the mscL gene encoding large conductance mechanosensitive channel protein MscL, which yields MKKIFEEFRGFIAKDNIVTLAVAVILGGAFSSIVTSLVNDIFMPIIVAVTGQATVSGISLRIGNTYLGVGNFLQAVINFVIIGFLLFLTLKALGKAQGKDLINPPAPPAGPSEKDLLQDILNELKKEK from the coding sequence ATGAAAAAAATCTTTGAAGAATTCCGTGGCTTTATTGCCAAAGACAATATCGTAACTTTAGCCGTTGCTGTGATCTTGGGGGGTGCCTTCTCAAGTATCGTAACTAGCTTGGTAAATGATATCTTCATGCCAATCATTGTTGCTGTAACTGGTCAAGCTACTGTATCTGGCATCTCATTACGCATTGGGAATACTTACCTAGGTGTAGGTAACTTCTTACAAGCTGTTATTAACTTCGTTATCATTGGTTTCTTGTTATTCTTGACTTTAAAGGCTTTAGGGAAGGCTCAAGGTAAAGACTTGATCAACCCACCTGCGCCACCTGCAGGTCCAAGCGAGAAAGACTTATTACAAGACATCTTAAACGAATTGAAGAAAGAAAAATAA
- a CDS encoding FAD-dependent oxidoreductase has protein sequence MKKNLVIIGGGIVGATAAYYALKEGHTVTLYEDGTGQATKAAAGIICPWFTLRRNKPWYYLVSQGAEFYRRFMADLTEDGLNTDPIFQEVGALLVRKDESSLRRDQERAQERRPASPSIGEVTSLSAQEAMDKFPLLGTPYPASFVSGGARLDGAALIQELHSLIPKLGGKLIHGQAKLMDDGDQHVSVIGPDKETKTYDAILLACGAWLPHILEPLGYDVAISPQKGQLFSIYQPEWEGNAWPVVMPPGKFDIIPFQNGELVIGATHENDRGYDLTVEDQRLAELQERASSLLPFLSDQVAYHRVKVGIRAYTPDYAVLVGPVPELESVWAVSGLGSSGLTSGPFLGYQWVKHVSQGHSDLDQSLYPIESYIKKV, from the coding sequence ATGAAGAAGAATCTTGTAATTATTGGGGGCGGGATAGTCGGCGCGACAGCGGCCTATTATGCCCTCAAAGAAGGTCACACTGTCACCCTTTATGAAGATGGCACCGGCCAAGCAACCAAGGCGGCCGCAGGCATTATCTGCCCCTGGTTCACTTTACGCCGTAACAAACCTTGGTATTATCTGGTTTCTCAAGGGGCTGAGTTTTATCGGCGATTCATGGCGGATTTGACTGAAGATGGCTTAAATACCGATCCAATCTTCCAAGAGGTTGGCGCTTTACTAGTACGTAAAGATGAAAGCTCTCTAAGACGTGACCAGGAACGAGCACAAGAACGCCGACCCGCTTCACCTTCTATTGGAGAGGTTACCAGTTTGTCCGCTCAAGAAGCCATGGATAAATTTCCACTCCTAGGGACCCCTTATCCAGCAAGTTTTGTCTCTGGTGGGGCGCGACTGGATGGTGCGGCCTTGATTCAAGAACTTCATAGTTTGATTCCAAAACTAGGTGGTAAGTTGATTCATGGACAAGCCAAGCTTATGGATGATGGTGATCAGCATGTTAGCGTCATAGGACCAGATAAGGAAACAAAGACCTATGATGCTATTCTGTTAGCCTGTGGTGCTTGGTTACCTCACATTTTAGAGCCTCTTGGTTATGATGTTGCCATTAGCCCGCAAAAGGGACAACTCTTTAGCATCTATCAACCTGAATGGGAGGGAAATGCTTGGCCGGTTGTCATGCCGCCCGGTAAATTTGATATCATCCCTTTCCAAAATGGCGAGCTCGTCATTGGCGCGACGCATGAGAATGACCGGGGCTATGATTTGACCGTTGAAGACCAGCGATTGGCTGAACTTCAAGAACGTGCCAGCAGTCTCCTGCCTTTCTTATCGGACCAAGTGGCTTATCATAGGGTTAAAGTAGGCATACGTGCCTATACGCCAGATTATGCTGTTTTAGTAGGCCCAGTCCCAGAACTTGAATCTGTTTGGGCTGTCAGTGGCCTAGGCTCCTCTGGCTTAACGAGCGGCCCTTTCCTTGGTTATCAGTGGGTCAAGCATGTCAGCCAAGGCCATAGTGACTTGGATCAAAGCCTATATCCAATTGAGTCCTACATTAAAAAAGTCTAA
- a CDS encoding 2-hydroxymuconate tautomerase has translation MPFIHVELLEGRSPQAKEAMAKEIIEVVSKHSGAPTERIHVVFQDMKKENYFHNPK, from the coding sequence ATGCCATTTATCCACGTTGAACTATTAGAAGGTCGTAGCCCTCAAGCCAAAGAAGCCATGGCCAAAGAAATTATTGAGGTCGTGTCCAAACATAGTGGGGCGCCTACCGAACGCATTCACGTTGTCTTTCAAGACATGAAGAAAGAAAACTATTTCCACAATCCTAAATAG
- a CDS encoding aminotransferase class I/II-fold pyridoxal phosphate-dependent enzyme — protein MSTPQVNQGLLAIKPSPIRSFNDQISKIEGLIPLTIGEPDFPTPDFIKEAAIEAIRKDLNGYTHSRGLLALRQAISEFLERHYELHYSPEEEIIVTVGATEALFASLVGLLNPGQKVIVPAPNYVIYETQVRLAGAELIRHDVSHSHFKLEADELKAQLESHPEIKILLLNHPCNPTGVTYSREELGALANVARKYDLMIVSDEIYSELTYSDKHVSMAELAPERTILINGTSKFYAMTGWRSCFIAGPKDYLSQIFKVHQATVNTPPSVSQYGSIAAYHSGDDSIHEMRQAYDQRRQFLIGRFREIGYQTLLPEGAFYLFVKVPDWFQGDDFAFCLALAQEAKVGAVPGQSFGPGGSGYFRLSYAASLEKLAEAMNRIQAFTQEKTK, from the coding sequence ATGTCAACGCCACAAGTCAACCAAGGCCTGCTCGCCATTAAGCCGAGCCCTATCCGTAGTTTTAACGATCAAATCAGCAAAATCGAAGGCTTAATCCCCCTCACCATCGGGGAGCCAGACTTTCCAACACCCGATTTCATTAAGGAAGCCGCCATTGAGGCTATCCGCAAAGACCTGAACGGCTATACCCATTCGCGTGGTCTCTTAGCCTTGCGCCAAGCTATCAGCGAGTTTCTAGAGCGTCACTATGAACTCCACTACAGTCCCGAAGAAGAAATCATCGTAACCGTGGGAGCGACTGAAGCTTTATTTGCCAGTCTGGTTGGCTTACTTAACCCTGGCCAAAAAGTCATTGTGCCTGCACCTAACTATGTTATCTACGAAACGCAAGTTCGTCTTGCTGGGGCAGAACTCATTCGTCACGATGTCAGCCATAGTCACTTCAAGCTGGAGGCAGACGAACTCAAGGCTCAATTAGAAAGCCATCCTGAGATTAAGATTCTGCTCTTGAACCATCCTTGCAACCCTACCGGCGTTACCTATAGTCGAGAGGAGTTGGGGGCTCTAGCCAATGTAGCCCGCAAATATGACCTCATGATTGTTTCTGATGAAATTTATAGCGAACTTACCTATTCTGATAAACATGTTTCCATGGCGGAACTGGCTCCTGAGCGTACCATCCTAATTAACGGGACCTCTAAATTCTATGCCATGACTGGTTGGCGTTCTTGCTTTATCGCTGGACCTAAGGACTATCTGAGCCAAATCTTCAAGGTCCATCAAGCAACTGTCAATACACCACCTTCCGTCTCACAATATGGGTCTATTGCTGCCTATCACTCAGGTGATGATAGTATTCATGAGATGCGTCAAGCCTATGACCAACGCCGCCAATTCCTGATTGGCCGTTTCCGCGAGATTGGCTACCAAACCTTGCTTCCAGAAGGCGCCTTTTACCTCTTCGTTAAAGTACCCGACTGGTTCCAAGGTGATGACTTCGCCTTCTGTCTGGCCTTGGCTCAAGAAGCTAAGGTGGGGGCAGTCCCTGGCCAGTCTTTTGGACCTGGCGGATCAGGTTACTTCCGTCTCAGCTATGCTGCCAGCCTAGAAAAATTGGCAGAAGCCATGAATCGAATTCAAGCCTTTACCCAAGAAAAGACTAAATAA
- a CDS encoding methionine ABC transporter ATP-binding protein, with the protein MIELKNISVTFRQKDRQVQAVKDVDLTIEEGDIYGIVGYSGAGKSTLVRVINLLQRPTGGQVTVGKIALQGLSGRRLREERKKIGMIFQHFNLMHSRTVFNNVAFPLQYDGDNFRQFGQHVGQALAFWKWSGKAGEKLTAPFKFWPQVRKERRQKVLELLELVGIADKAEAYPSQLSGGQKQRVAIARALASNPKILLCDEATSALDPKTTLQILDLLKELNQKLGLTIVLITHEMQVVKEICNKVAVMENGEVIEAGSVVPIFSQPAQALTRDFIRTATHVDQALATILSQPKFSQLKDDEWLVELSYLGDETDEPLIVTLYSLFNVTANILHGNVEIIDNTPIGNLIVTLAGAEADKEAAVAYIKEQGVNLKFLKRPHSAKDYKGGAKD; encoded by the coding sequence GTGATAGAATTAAAGAATATCTCTGTCACATTTAGACAGAAGGACCGCCAGGTCCAAGCAGTCAAAGACGTTGATTTGACAATCGAAGAAGGCGATATTTACGGAATCGTCGGCTACTCTGGTGCCGGGAAATCCACCCTGGTCCGGGTCATCAACCTCTTGCAACGCCCAACAGGTGGGCAAGTGACCGTTGGTAAGATAGCACTTCAGGGTCTGTCCGGTCGACGTTTGCGTGAGGAACGTAAGAAAATCGGCATGATCTTCCAACACTTCAACCTCATGCACAGTCGGACAGTCTTCAATAACGTGGCTTTCCCACTCCAGTATGATGGTGACAATTTCCGCCAGTTTGGCCAGCATGTCGGTCAGGCCTTGGCCTTTTGGAAATGGTCTGGAAAGGCCGGCGAGAAGTTGACCGCACCTTTCAAGTTCTGGCCTCAAGTTCGCAAGGAACGTCGGCAAAAAGTTCTAGAGTTACTTGAACTAGTAGGGATTGCTGACAAGGCAGAAGCTTATCCAAGCCAATTATCTGGCGGGCAAAAGCAGCGGGTGGCGATTGCGCGGGCCTTAGCTAGCAACCCTAAGATTCTACTCTGTGATGAAGCAACCAGTGCTCTCGACCCAAAAACAACCTTGCAGATTTTGGACTTGCTCAAGGAATTGAACCAAAAACTAGGCTTGACCATTGTCTTGATCACTCACGAGATGCAAGTAGTCAAGGAAATCTGTAACAAGGTAGCCGTGATGGAAAATGGGGAAGTCATTGAAGCCGGATCAGTTGTGCCAATCTTCAGCCAACCAGCCCAAGCGCTAACCCGCGACTTCATTCGGACCGCGACCCATGTAGACCAGGCCTTAGCTACCATTCTCAGCCAGCCTAAGTTCTCTCAACTTAAGGATGATGAATGGTTAGTAGAATTGTCCTACTTAGGCGACGAAACCGATGAACCATTGATTGTGACACTCTACAGTCTCTTCAATGTCACCGCCAACATCTTGCATGGTAATGTCGAGATTATTGATAATACGCCAATTGGGAATTTGATTGTCACCTTGGCAGGGGCAGAAGCTGATAAGGAAGCTGCCGTAGCTTACATCAAAGAACAAGGTGTCAACCTTAAGTTCCTCAAGCGTCCACACAGCGCCAAAGACTATAAGGGAGGTGCAAAAGACTAA
- a CDS encoding methionine ABC transporter permease → MPNVAKIPKDFLEATQQTLYMTFWTALWSGIFGILLGVILVVTHDGGILENRWFYRILDQLVNIFRSIPFIILVALLATTTRFLAGTTIGSKAALVPLIAGVIPFFARQVENALLEVNPGVVEAAQAMGTSPWGIIFRVYLKEGLPGIVRASALTLISVIGLTAMAGAVGGGGLGNLAISRGYNRFQTDVTLMSTILILILVFITQFIARRIEKRVTH, encoded by the coding sequence ATGCCAAACGTGGCTAAAATTCCTAAGGACTTTTTAGAAGCCACGCAACAAACCCTTTATATGACCTTCTGGACGGCTCTCTGGTCTGGTATCTTCGGGATTTTGCTGGGTGTGATTTTAGTAGTTACCCATGACGGAGGCATTCTGGAAAATCGTTGGTTCTACCGAATCTTAGATCAACTGGTCAATATTTTCCGGTCCATTCCCTTTATTATCTTAGTCGCCCTCTTAGCGACAACTACGCGCTTCTTAGCGGGTACGACAATTGGTTCCAAGGCGGCCTTGGTGCCACTGATTGCAGGGGTTATTCCCTTCTTCGCTCGTCAGGTCGAAAACGCCCTCTTAGAAGTCAATCCTGGGGTTGTGGAAGCCGCTCAAGCCATGGGGACCAGCCCATGGGGCATTATCTTCCGCGTTTATCTCAAAGAAGGTTTGCCAGGTATCGTCCGCGCGTCAGCCCTCACCTTAATCAGCGTGATTGGTTTAACCGCCATGGCAGGTGCTGTCGGTGGTGGTGGTCTAGGGAACCTAGCTATCTCTCGTGGTTATAACCGATTCCAGACAGATGTCACCTTGATGTCGACCATCTTGATTTTAATCTTGGTCTTCATCACTCAATTTATTGCTCGACGCATTGAAAAGCGCGTCACCCACTAA
- a CDS encoding MetQ/NlpA family ABC transporter substrate-binding protein — MKKWIKTLAAIITPVSLGISALAPVTSAQAAEKVKLGLVGDDTRVWDNVKERLAKDGIELEYVKFTEYSQPNAALADGSIDLNAFQHQIFLDSYLQEHKDQELVSIGNTVNAPLGVYSKKIKDIKDLKEGDTVAIPSDPTNGGRALRLLQTAGLIKVDEAKGYKPTVSDIKENKLNLKIQELDASQTARALDDVTASIINSGVAVDAGYTPSKDAIYLEPVDKSSKPYVNIIVARKKDAENATYKKIVEAYQTEDTKKVIEEVSKGSLLPAWETFGTK; from the coding sequence ATGAAAAAATGGATTAAAACACTTGCTGCAATTATCACCCCAGTTAGCTTAGGGATTAGCGCCCTAGCACCTGTCACTTCTGCACAAGCAGCAGAAAAAGTTAAACTTGGTTTAGTCGGTGACGACACCCGAGTTTGGGACAACGTTAAAGAACGCTTGGCCAAAGACGGCATCGAGCTTGAATATGTTAAGTTCACAGAATACAGCCAACCAAACGCGGCTTTGGCTGACGGCTCAATTGACCTCAACGCTTTCCAACACCAAATTTTCTTAGATAGCTACCTACAAGAGCATAAGGATCAAGAATTAGTTTCTATCGGGAATACTGTTAACGCGCCATTAGGGGTTTACTCTAAGAAAATCAAGGATATTAAAGACTTGAAAGAAGGCGACACAGTGGCGATTCCTTCTGACCCAACAAACGGTGGTCGTGCCTTACGCCTCTTGCAAACAGCAGGCTTAATCAAAGTAGACGAAGCAAAAGGTTACAAACCAACTGTTTCTGACATCAAAGAAAACAAGCTTAACCTTAAGATTCAAGAGTTAGATGCTTCCCAAACTGCTCGTGCTTTAGATGACGTGACGGCTTCCATCATCAACTCAGGGGTAGCAGTTGACGCAGGTTACACACCATCCAAAGATGCCATCTACTTAGAGCCAGTTGATAAAAGCTCAAAACCTTACGTGAACATTATCGTGGCACGTAAGAAAGACGCAGAAAATGCAACTTACAAGAAAATTGTAGAAGCTTACCAAACAGAAGATACCAAGAAAGTTATCGAAGAAGTTTCTAAAGGTTCACTCTTACCAGCTTGGGAAACTTTCGGTACTAAATAA
- a CDS encoding M20 family metallopeptidase: MIQAYKDRIRAVVAEKLATYQDHAKAIYERPEVCNTEYFASDLLAEQLRQEGFEVTQNIAGHETGFVGVYRASKPGPVLAFLAEYDALPGIGHACGHNLFGNYSLLAAVALKAVIDDLGGEIRVYGTPGEEGGENGSAKGSYVKAGFFQDVDAALCAHPAHKFAPTLRLLANAPVDIEFFGRASHAAGAPEAGINALEALIQVFNSINALRLNLTKDVNIHGIITNGGQAANVIPEYASGRFYLRAAERKTLESVYQKVENIVKGAALATGCDYKFGLFQNWVDDVVPTPLFDQLFFQEVADYGIDESEIERSERNSLGSSDVGNVSQVVPTIQPTVSISDSPIPGHSEEFKAAAGSPKGYASIAVAANLLANTALALLSDPEKLAAIKAQHQSLTQTYNN; this comes from the coding sequence ATGATTCAGGCCTACAAAGATAGAATTCGCGCAGTTGTGGCGGAAAAATTAGCCACTTACCAAGACCATGCTAAGGCCATTTATGAGCGACCTGAGGTCTGCAATACAGAATACTTTGCTTCTGATTTACTGGCTGAGCAATTGCGACAAGAAGGATTCGAAGTCACCCAGAACATTGCAGGTCATGAAACTGGCTTTGTCGGGGTCTACCGGGCAAGCAAGCCAGGTCCTGTCTTGGCCTTCCTAGCCGAGTACGATGCCTTGCCAGGTATTGGCCATGCTTGTGGGCATAACCTCTTCGGTAATTACTCACTTTTAGCGGCCGTAGCCCTAAAAGCCGTCATCGATGACCTAGGTGGTGAAATCCGAGTATACGGAACACCTGGAGAAGAAGGTGGAGAGAACGGCTCTGCCAAAGGTTCCTATGTCAAGGCTGGCTTCTTCCAGGATGTCGATGCCGCCCTTTGTGCTCACCCAGCCCACAAATTCGCGCCGACCTTACGGCTCTTGGCTAATGCGCCAGTTGATATTGAGTTTTTTGGCCGGGCTTCACATGCAGCGGGGGCACCGGAAGCAGGTATTAACGCCTTGGAGGCTTTGATTCAAGTCTTCAATTCCATTAATGCCTTACGCTTAAATCTGACCAAGGATGTCAATATTCACGGTATTATCACCAATGGCGGGCAGGCTGCCAATGTCATTCCGGAATATGCATCAGGTCGCTTCTACCTCAGAGCCGCTGAGCGCAAGACCTTGGAAAGTGTCTACCAAAAGGTAGAAAACATTGTTAAAGGAGCGGCGCTAGCAACGGGATGCGACTACAAGTTTGGTCTCTTTCAGAACTGGGTGGACGATGTGGTACCAACGCCACTCTTCGACCAACTCTTCTTCCAAGAAGTCGCTGACTATGGCATTGATGAGTCCGAAATCGAAAGAAGCGAGCGTAATTCGCTAGGTTCTTCTGATGTCGGCAATGTCTCTCAAGTCGTGCCTACCATTCAACCTACGGTTTCCATTAGTGACAGCCCAATTCCAGGCCATTCCGAGGAGTTTAAAGCCGCAGCAGGTAGCCCTAAGGGTTATGCTTCCATAGCGGTGGCAGCCAACTTGCTGGCTAATACGGCCTTAGCGCTTCTATCGGATCCGGAAAAATTAGCGGCCATTAAGGCCCAGCATCAATCGTTGACACAAACATATAATAATTAA
- a CDS encoding MetQ/NlpA family ABC transporter substrate-binding protein: MKKFVKKLGALALAAGLVFGASFPTAQAAKEFEGQKVKVGVVGEADKELWQAVAEKAKKDEGIEIEITNFSDYNLPNAAVEDGSLDLNAFQHIIFLEEWNKANKGKVVNIGFTYVEPQGIYSEKVKSLDELKAKDGAKIAIPNDVTNQGRALLTLELAGLIEVDDAKGILASVSDVTKNEKNIKFEEVDASQTARSLKDVDAAVINGNYAADANLTVKDALFVDATDKAKLKDEYKNIIAVKESEKDNKLYKKVVEIFQSDEIAKKIEELSKNSKIPMW, translated from the coding sequence ATGAAAAAGTTTGTTAAAAAATTAGGGGCTTTAGCCCTCGCAGCAGGTTTAGTGTTTGGGGCTAGCTTCCCAACTGCACAAGCGGCCAAAGAATTTGAAGGCCAAAAAGTAAAGGTTGGGGTTGTCGGTGAAGCTGACAAGGAACTCTGGCAAGCTGTAGCAGAAAAAGCGAAAAAAGATGAAGGTATCGAAATCGAAATTACCAACTTCTCAGATTACAACTTACCAAACGCAGCAGTAGAAGACGGTTCATTAGACCTCAACGCCTTCCAACACATTATCTTCTTGGAAGAATGGAACAAGGCTAACAAGGGGAAAGTTGTGAACATCGGCTTCACTTACGTAGAACCTCAAGGTATTTACTCTGAAAAAGTAAAATCTTTGGATGAGTTAAAAGCTAAAGATGGGGCAAAAATCGCTATTCCTAACGATGTGACTAACCAAGGTCGTGCCCTCTTGACCTTAGAATTAGCTGGCTTGATTGAAGTAGACGATGCTAAAGGTATTTTAGCTAGCGTTAGCGACGTAACCAAGAATGAAAAGAACATCAAGTTCGAAGAAGTGGACGCTTCTCAAACAGCACGTAGCTTGAAAGACGTGGATGCAGCGGTTATCAATGGGAACTACGCAGCAGATGCTAACTTAACCGTTAAAGACGCTCTCTTCGTTGACGCAACTGACAAGGCAAAATTGAAAGATGAGTACAAGAACATCATCGCCGTTAAAGAGTCTGAAAAAGACAACAAACTCTACAAGAAAGTCGTAGAAATCTTCCAATCAGACGAAATCGCTAAAAAGATTGAAGAGTTAAGCAAAAACTCTAAGATTCCAATGTGGTAA
- a CDS encoding biotin--[acetyl-CoA-carboxylase] ligase, which produces MSTQDEILAVLLEQDGQPISGQALADQLGLSRTAVWKAVEGLRQQGYQIASLSKKGYLLERVSHALDAQQIKRGLDTLFESLHVAIYDSVTSTNDLAKQFAIQSPGQAGLFIARKQTQGRGRSGRHFHSDIASGLYLSVVFQPQVTDLEEVPQYTLLAASAMVAALEAASGQRLRIKWVNDLFCRGRKIGGILTEATTDIESRSLSSIIIGIGLNLSGDFSQAEASTQSVAGTLFGQEMPADFNPNQVIHDYLKQLAYYIRTLSDKTYLAHYEEHLLGVGRQVSYQQAGQEYTGIIQGITDQGHLLVQDPHGQIRTLFSQEVHFSSQQFADDLD; this is translated from the coding sequence ATGTCGACACAAGATGAAATTTTGGCAGTTTTACTAGAACAAGATGGTCAGCCCATTTCTGGCCAAGCCTTGGCGGATCAATTAGGCTTATCTCGGACAGCAGTCTGGAAGGCTGTCGAAGGCTTGCGTCAGCAAGGCTACCAAATTGCCAGTCTAAGCAAGAAGGGCTATCTGCTAGAGAGGGTCAGCCATGCCCTTGATGCCCAGCAAATCAAACGTGGCTTAGATACACTCTTTGAATCGCTGCATGTGGCCATTTATGACAGTGTCACCTCAACCAATGACCTAGCCAAACAATTCGCCATACAATCACCTGGCCAAGCTGGCCTCTTCATCGCCCGTAAACAAACCCAAGGACGAGGCCGCTCAGGTCGCCATTTCCATTCCGATATTGCCTCAGGTCTCTATCTATCTGTCGTCTTCCAACCCCAAGTAACAGATTTAGAAGAAGTACCCCAATACACCCTGCTAGCTGCCAGTGCCATGGTTGCCGCTCTGGAAGCAGCCAGTGGACAAAGGCTGCGTATCAAATGGGTTAATGACCTCTTCTGTCGTGGTCGTAAAATTGGCGGAATCCTGACAGAAGCGACGACCGATATTGAAAGTCGTAGCCTATCCTCGATTATTATTGGCATCGGCCTCAACTTAAGTGGCGACTTCAGCCAAGCGGAAGCCTCAACTCAGTCTGTTGCAGGAACCCTCTTTGGACAGGAAATGCCGGCCGACTTCAATCCCAACCAAGTCATTCATGACTACCTTAAGCAATTAGCCTACTATATCCGTACCCTCTCTGACAAAACCTACCTAGCACACTACGAAGAACACCTACTGGGCGTAGGTCGCCAAGTTAGCTACCAACAAGCAGGCCAAGAATACACTGGTATCATTCAAGGAATCACCGACCAGGGCCACCTCTTGGTTCAAGACCCTCACGGTCAAATTCGTACCCTCTTCAGCCAAGAGGTTCATTTTTCTAGTCAACAATTTGCTGATGACCTCGACTAA
- a CDS encoding alpha/beta hydrolase, whose translation MNLMKKLVPLLGGRHQLGLPGIRHYLAWRYPQVNSDLRFRGWMTDILVDFKKPEDLKAYNETGLTTFRVPLPQDPDLVIEEVKIPSSQNPGLSALIYRSKQPRPQAVGLLWLHGGGYALGHPRMELPFIRQFVLETNTVVVAPDYRLSAQEPYPAALEDAYASLVWLKEEAEHLGVNPDQLFVGGPSAGGGLTIATVLYARDQNQVQVAFHMPIYPMIDDRLSTESMKGNREMIWNEIKNQAGWQLYLGDLYGSEEVPIYAAPYRALDLSGMPPAYTHVGDLDPFLDETLDYMERLQAAGVAAEYRVYPGAYHGYEAFDCPLTRQTMADWLAAYKEAIAQHFAPQKES comes from the coding sequence ATGAATCTTATGAAAAAGCTAGTGCCCCTGCTAGGGGGACGTCATCAACTGGGATTGCCAGGAATTCGCCACTATCTAGCTTGGCGCTACCCTCAGGTCAATTCGGATTTACGCTTTCGAGGGTGGATGACGGATATCTTAGTCGACTTCAAAAAACCGGAGGACCTGAAGGCTTATAATGAGACAGGCCTTACGACCTTCCGAGTGCCCTTGCCTCAAGATCCGGACCTCGTCATCGAAGAAGTGAAGATTCCCAGTAGTCAGAATCCGGGTTTAAGTGCCCTTATCTATCGCTCTAAGCAGCCACGACCCCAAGCGGTAGGCTTACTATGGCTTCATGGAGGTGGCTATGCCCTGGGGCATCCGCGCATGGAATTACCCTTCATCCGGCAATTCGTGCTAGAGACCAATACGGTGGTCGTAGCTCCTGATTATCGGCTGTCCGCTCAGGAGCCCTATCCGGCAGCCTTAGAAGATGCCTACGCTAGCTTGGTTTGGCTCAAGGAAGAAGCGGAACATCTAGGCGTCAATCCTGACCAACTCTTTGTGGGAGGTCCTAGTGCTGGTGGCGGTCTTACCATTGCTACGGTTCTCTATGCTAGAGATCAAAATCAGGTGCAAGTGGCCTTCCACATGCCTATTTATCCAATGATTGATGACCGTCTATCGACAGAGTCCATGAAGGGCAATCGGGAAATGATTTGGAACGAAATCAAGAATCAAGCGGGCTGGCAGCTCTATCTAGGAGACCTCTATGGATCTGAGGAGGTGCCCATCTACGCGGCACCCTATCGGGCATTAGACTTAAGTGGTATGCCACCTGCCTATACACATGTGGGAGATTTAGATCCCTTCTTGGATGAAACCCTCGACTATATGGAGCGACTGCAAGCTGCGGGTGTAGCGGCCGAGTACCGCGTCTATCCGGGTGCCTATCATGGCTATGAGGCTTTCGATTGCCCCTTGACGCGTCAGACTATGGCAGATTGGTTAGCAGCTTACAAGGAAGCTATAGCCCAGCACTTTGCGCCACAAAAGGAATCTTAA